The following proteins come from a genomic window of Daphnia carinata strain CSIRO-1 chromosome 6, CSIRO_AGI_Dcar_HiC_V3, whole genome shotgun sequence:
- the LOC130690162 gene encoding trypsin alpha-3-like, translating into MRISLLVIGCLAAAAISWPTVQAGKHSADDDDASESFVGTPVRRGAFPSVGAVLFEGRQICGATLINNNHVLTGADCVAFLSGVQKTNDLAKLKVYLNTVALKTYNPGAVISNVLRVKIHELYDRKTKANNIAVLTLDGNVTTLYPLSLPADGTTDDYVGKTGTILRWGATKSASTSHKILLQVPVTIITNEACSKKYGLKISSSSLCASAGSQEGLVCHDDSNGEPVIVEGRQIGIMSWGKGCMDFNYPGIYMRITAYMDWIKKNFS; encoded by the exons ATGCGAATTTCTCTCTTA GTAATTGGATGCCTTGCGGCCGCTGCTATTTCATGGCCCACAGTGCAAG caggaAAACATTCAGCTGATGACGACGATGCTAGCGAATCTTTTGTGGGAACTCCGGTTCGTCGTGGCGCTTTCCCAAGTGTG GGTGCGGTTTTATTTGAAGGGCGTCAAATTTGTGGAGCTACGTTAATCAACAATAACCATGTCTTGACTGGAGCCGACTGCGTAGCATT TTTATCTGGTGTGCAGAAAACCAACGACCTTGCAAAACTTAAGGTTTACCTGAATACCGTCGCTCTGAAAACCTACAATCCCGGAGCTGTCATTAGCAATGTTCTTCGTGTCAAAATTCACGAACTGTACGACAGAAAGACTAAA GCTAACAATATTGCTGTGTTGACTTTGGACGGCAATGTGACGACGCTCTATCCATTGAGTCTTCCTGCGGATGGCACAACGGATGACTATGTTGGCAAAACTGGGACCATACTTCGTTGGGGAGCCACAAAATCAG CATCGACAAGTCACAAAATTTTATTGCAAGTCCCAGTAACCATCATCACCAATGAAGCGTGCAGCAAAAAATATGGTTTGAAGATATCCAGCTCTTCCCTGTGTGCCTCTGCAGGTTCTCAAGAAGGACTCGTTTGCCAT GACGATAGCAACGGCGAACCTGTCATTGTTGAGGGACGTCAGATCGGCATTATGAGCTGGGGGAAAGGCTGTATGGATTTCAATTACCCAGGAATTTACATGAGGATCACGGCTTACATGGACTggattaaaaagaatttttcttag